One Ricinus communis isolate WT05 ecotype wild-type chromosome 1, ASM1957865v1, whole genome shotgun sequence DNA window includes the following coding sequences:
- the LOC8286126 gene encoding exosome complex component RRP45A: MEGRVASTWRMSVNEKKFIESALDSDLRIDGRNSHEFRKLTIKFGREDGSSEVQLGQTHVMGFVTSQLVQPYRDRPNEGSLSIFSEFSPMADPSFEPGRPGESAVELGRIIDRGLRESRAVDTESLCVLAGKLVWAIRIDLHILDNGGNLVDAANIAALAALLTFRRPECTLGGEDGQQVIVHPPEVKEPLPLIVHHLPIAVTFAFFSSEHTMVVDPTHNEEAVMTGRMTVTVNANGDICSIQKAGGEGVMQSRIMHCLRVASRNAESITKKIKDAVEAYNTERALRKIKRHSTSVAVNVSTAIDVRELENKPFIQKGISEISRHQMERLKLTSEESSVSQSNGIDSGLRSSEQGGTSNREGNATNFLGGPSRWDPYSKGVDSDFLKASLASHGVSAPNKEKGGEQKSTQAVDEKAPETAKPATSVGETFETGIQTSGEKTLKDAVKPKNKRRKRASSSMNAS; this comes from the exons ATGGAAGGGAGAGTAGCGAGTACGTGGCGAATGAGTGTGAACGAGAAGAAATTCATTGAGAGTGCTCTGGATTCTGACTTGAGAATTGATGGTCGTAATTCCCATGAGTTTCGTAAATTAACTATCAAATTTGGCAG AGAAGATGGATCGTCAGAGGTGCAACTAGGCCAGACTCATGTCATGGGTTTCGTAACAAGTCAACTAGTTCAGCCTTATCGAGATCGACCAAATGAAGGGTCGCTTTCTATTTTTTCGGAATTCTCTCCAATGGCTGATCCTTCATTTGAGCCAGGCCGTCCAGGAGAATCTGCAGTTGAGTTGGGCCGGATAATTGATCGTGGTCTAAG GGAAAGTAGGGCAGTGGATACAGAATCACTTTGTGTTCTTGCTGGGAAGTTAGTATGGGCCATTCGGATTGACCTTCACATCTTAGATAATGGGGG AAATCTTGTTGATGCTGCCAATATTGCTGCTTTAGCTGCTCTCTTGACATTTCGAAGACCAGAATGCACATTAGGGGGAGAGGATGGTCAACAAGTGATAGTTCATCCGCCTGAG GTGAAAGAACCTCTTCCTTTGATAGTACATCATCTCCCTATAGCCGTGACATTTGCATTTTTCAGCAGTGAGCACACCATG GTGGTAGATCCAACCCATAATGAGGAAGCTGTTATGACAGGAAGAATGACTGTTACAGTGAATGCAAATGGTGATATTTGTTCTATTCAGAAAGCTGGAGGAGAGGGAGTAATGCAGAGTCGTATAATGCATTGTTTGCGTGTAGCATCTAGGAATGCTGAGTCTATAacaaagaagataaaagatgCA GTTGAAGCATACAACACAGAGAGAGCATTACGCAAGATCAAGCGCCACTCTACTTCTGTTGCTGTCAATGTTAGCACAGCTATTGATGTGAGAGAGCTTGAAAACAAACCTTTCATTCAGAAGGGTATTAGTGAGATATCAAGGCACCAGATGGAGAGATTGAAGCTAACATCTGAAGAAAGCAGTGTCAGTCAAAGTAATGGCATTGACAGTGGACTGAGGTCATCAGAACAAGGGGGAACTAGTAATAGAGAAGGCAATGCCACAAATTTTCTTGGGGGGCCCTCACGCTG GGATCCTTACTCGAAGGGTGTTGATTCAGATTTCCTAAAAGCTTCTCTAGCATCACATG GAGTTTCAGCACccaacaaagaaaaaggaggtGAGCAAAAGAGCACGCAAGCTGTGGACGAGAAGGCACCTGAAACAGCAAAACCAGCTACTTCAGTTGGTGAAACGTTTGAAACTGGGATTCAAACAAGCGGAGAGAAGACTTTGAAAGATGCTGTAAAGCCCAAGAATAAGAGAAGGAAAAGGGCATCGTCCAGCATGAATGCTAGTTAG